One window from the genome of Streptomyces sp. NBC_01476 encodes:
- a CDS encoding FecCD family ABC transporter permease — MSPAVKDRDRAQAAAVHRTFPVRVDRRTLLVSVVLLAVALAVSVVLIGTGDYRIGPLDVLRSLTGNGDTGQEFIVRQLRLPRVVVALLVGAALGMAGAAFQTVSRNPLGSPDVVGFGQGSAAGALIVIVLLKGSTFEVSAGAVAGGLLTGLGVYLLAWKRGVHGYRLVLVGIGASAVLAAVNSYLLVKADFVDAARAVVWITGSLDGRDWDQVWPLLILCAVLMPVLLLHSRALRITEMGDDAAAALGVRVERTRLVTVLAAVLLTSGATAAAGPIAFVALTAPQLARRLTRSPGVSLLPSALMGAALLVIADLAAQRAFGSGQVPVGVATGVLGGGYLLWLLITERKAGRI; from the coding sequence GTGAGCCCCGCCGTCAAGGACCGGGACCGCGCTCAGGCCGCCGCCGTCCACCGGACGTTCCCGGTACGCGTCGACCGGCGCACCCTGCTGGTCTCCGTGGTGCTGCTGGCCGTCGCGCTCGCGGTGTCGGTGGTGCTCATCGGCACCGGCGACTACCGCATCGGCCCGCTGGACGTGCTGCGCTCCCTCACCGGGAACGGCGACACGGGCCAGGAGTTCATCGTCCGCCAGCTGCGGCTGCCCCGGGTCGTGGTGGCGCTGCTGGTCGGCGCGGCGCTGGGGATGGCGGGCGCCGCCTTCCAGACCGTCTCCCGCAACCCGCTGGGCAGCCCCGACGTGGTGGGCTTCGGGCAGGGGTCGGCGGCCGGCGCGCTGATCGTCATCGTGCTGCTCAAGGGCTCGACGTTCGAGGTGTCGGCCGGCGCGGTGGCCGGCGGCCTGCTCACCGGGCTCGGCGTCTACCTGCTGGCATGGAAGCGTGGGGTGCACGGCTACCGGCTGGTGCTGGTCGGGATCGGCGCCTCCGCGGTGCTCGCCGCGGTCAACAGCTATCTGCTGGTCAAGGCGGACTTCGTGGACGCCGCCCGGGCGGTGGTCTGGATCACCGGGTCGCTCGACGGCCGTGACTGGGACCAGGTGTGGCCGCTGCTGATCCTCTGCGCGGTGCTGATGCCGGTGCTGCTGCTGCACAGCCGGGCGCTGCGGATCACCGAGATGGGGGACGACGCGGCAGCCGCGCTCGGCGTACGGGTGGAGCGCACCCGGCTGGTCACGGTGCTCGCCGCGGTCCTGCTCACCTCGGGGGCGACCGCCGCGGCCGGGCCGATCGCCTTCGTCGCGCTCACCGCGCCCCAGCTCGCCCGCCGGCTCACCCGCTCGCCGGGCGTCAGCCTGCTGCCGTCCGCCCTGATGGGCGCGGCCCTGCTGGTCATCGCCGATCTGGCCGCCCAGCGCGCCTTCGGCTCCGGGCAGGTGCCGGTCGGCGTGGCCACCGGAGTGCTCGGCGGCGGCTATCTGCTGTGGCTGCTGATCACCGAACGGAAGGCGGGCCGGATATGA
- a CDS encoding ABC transporter ATP-binding protein, with protein sequence MTRSDKSTDAPESRLRAETVTLAYDQRVIAEELSVAIPDRSFTVIVGPNACGKSTLLRALSRLLKPSQGRVLLDGHAIGSLPAKAVARTLGLLPQSSVAPDGITVAGLVSRGRYPHQGLLRQWSADDERIVDESMTATGVAALADRYVDELSGGQRQRVWIAMALAQQTPLLLLDEPTTFLDIQHQIDVLDLCAHLHEERGRTLVAVLHDLNQAARYATHLIAMREGRIEAQGPPAEIITAELVERVFGVRCRIIEDPESGTPLVVPAARRPFGVPTAPSAPSAPSALAAPSDPAGATAANAAAARPAGSPAP encoded by the coding sequence ATGACCCGCAGCGACAAGTCGACCGACGCACCGGAGAGCCGGCTGCGCGCCGAGACCGTCACCCTCGCCTACGACCAGCGGGTCATCGCCGAGGAGTTGTCGGTGGCGATACCCGACCGCTCGTTCACCGTCATCGTCGGCCCCAACGCGTGCGGCAAGTCGACACTGCTGCGGGCCCTGTCCCGGCTGCTCAAGCCGTCCCAGGGCCGGGTGCTGCTGGACGGCCACGCGATCGGCTCGCTGCCGGCCAAGGCGGTGGCGCGGACCCTGGGCCTGCTGCCGCAGAGTTCGGTGGCACCGGACGGCATCACCGTCGCCGGGCTGGTCTCCCGCGGCCGTTACCCGCACCAGGGGCTGCTGCGGCAGTGGTCGGCGGACGACGAGCGGATCGTCGACGAATCGATGACCGCCACCGGGGTGGCCGCACTCGCCGATCGCTATGTCGACGAACTCTCCGGCGGGCAGCGGCAACGCGTCTGGATCGCCATGGCGCTGGCCCAGCAGACCCCGCTGCTGCTGCTCGACGAGCCCACCACGTTCCTCGACATCCAGCACCAGATCGACGTACTCGACCTGTGCGCGCACCTCCACGAGGAGCGCGGCCGGACCCTGGTCGCCGTGCTGCACGACCTCAACCAGGCGGCCCGCTACGCCACCCATCTGATCGCCATGCGCGAGGGCCGGATCGAGGCGCAGGGCCCGCCCGCCGAGATCATCACCGCCGAACTGGTGGAGCGGGTCTTCGGGGTGCGCTGCCGCATCATCGAGGACCCGGAGAGCGGTACGCCGCTGGTGGTGCCGGCGGCGCGCCGGCCGTTCGGTGTCCCGACCGCACCGTCCGCACCGTCTGCACCGTCCGCACTGGCTGCACCGTCGGACCCGGCGGGCGCTACAGCAGCGAACGCAGCCGCAGCACGTCCCGCAGGCTCGCCTGCACCCTGA
- a CDS encoding FecCD family ABC transporter permease, which yields MLVDRHSPAAPSLPAAKGSGPPGGSVSRANAKRTAGLLLSVGLLVLVALASIGLGAKEIPLDQVWHGLFHYAGTDNDVVIRQVRLPRTLLGLLVGAALGIAGAAMQALTRNPLADPGLLGVNAGAAAAVVTAISFFGITSVTGYVWFALAGAAIVATLVYAVGGSRAATPVRLALAGTAATALLQGYTNAVELTDNAALDRMRFWQVGSLAAADMATVRHVVLFIAAGTVLALACARPLNAVALGDDTARGLGARLARTRVVCMLAITLLCGAATAACGPIVFVGLMVPHVVRGITGPDMRWILPYAAVLSPVLLLGADVVGRLVTRPAELQVGIVTAVLGGPVFILLVRRRRMAEL from the coding sequence GTGTTGGTCGACCGTCACTCCCCTGCCGCCCCTTCGCTCCCGGCAGCGAAGGGTTCAGGACCGCCCGGCGGCAGCGTCTCCCGGGCGAACGCGAAACGAACGGCGGGACTGCTGCTGTCCGTTGGGCTCCTCGTCCTCGTCGCGCTGGCGAGCATCGGGCTGGGTGCGAAGGAGATCCCGCTCGACCAGGTGTGGCACGGCCTGTTCCACTACGCCGGCACCGACAACGATGTGGTGATCCGCCAGGTCCGGCTGCCGCGTACGCTGCTCGGCCTGCTGGTCGGCGCGGCCCTGGGCATCGCCGGCGCCGCCATGCAGGCGCTGACCCGCAACCCGCTGGCCGACCCCGGGCTGCTCGGGGTCAACGCCGGCGCCGCCGCCGCGGTGGTCACCGCGATCAGCTTCTTCGGGATCACCTCGGTCACCGGATATGTGTGGTTCGCGCTGGCCGGCGCCGCGATCGTCGCCACTCTCGTCTACGCCGTCGGCGGCAGCCGGGCCGCCACACCGGTCCGGCTGGCGCTGGCCGGCACCGCGGCGACCGCGCTGCTGCAGGGCTATACCAACGCGGTCGAACTCACCGACAACGCGGCCCTGGACCGGATGCGTTTCTGGCAGGTCGGCTCGCTCGCCGCCGCCGACATGGCCACCGTCCGGCATGTGGTGCTCTTCATAGCCGCCGGCACCGTACTGGCGCTCGCCTGTGCCCGGCCGCTCAACGCGGTGGCGCTCGGCGACGACACCGCCCGGGGTCTGGGTGCGCGGCTGGCCCGCACCCGGGTGGTGTGCATGCTCGCCATCACCCTGCTGTGCGGGGCGGCCACCGCCGCCTGCGGGCCGATCGTCTTCGTCGGCCTGATGGTGCCGCACGTGGTGCGCGGCATCACAGGACCCGACATGCGCTGGATCCTGCCGTACGCGGCGGTGCTCTCGCCGGTGCTGCTGCTCGGCGCCGACGTGGTGGGGCGGCTGGTCACCCGGCCCGCCGAACTCCAGGTCGGCATCGTCACCGCGGTGCTCGGCGGGCCCGTCTTCATCCTGCTGGTCCGGCGCCGAAGGATGGCCGAACTGTGA
- a CDS encoding histone, whose amino-acid sequence MRDALRTCLQIAGGLTEATRRRTVDAARDLLGQAGIDVGAVQQRIGDAIPTEVQTLADELMASGRANRDLLLGLIREEVDKGMSRVGRLADEVTKVGVVLETLERRIHDLERPSAPAAKPERKPKGPSSSPTVEHVTVEPEPGQAAAKPARTTRKPASTVRPAAPAGEPPAAPAPSAAAAKKAAASRKTAARKAATTRKAAASDAASGTTRTTVAAKKSAPAKKTAKKAAPAKKAQAAKKAAPAGETTAAKKATPAKEAAAAKTAATKKATPAKKAAPAKEAAPAKKAPAKKATATRATAAETIAAGTTPARTAPAPTAPAKSATRATAKKATAAQKTANPRRTTTSGAAAKKAPARKAPGPQPSSGASGSTDE is encoded by the coding sequence ATGAGGGACGCGCTGCGTACCTGTCTGCAGATCGCGGGCGGCCTGACCGAGGCCACCCGCCGCCGTACGGTCGACGCCGCCAGGGACCTGCTCGGTCAGGCCGGAATCGACGTCGGCGCCGTCCAGCAGCGGATCGGCGACGCCATTCCGACCGAGGTGCAGACCCTCGCCGACGAGCTGATGGCGTCCGGCCGCGCCAACCGCGACCTGCTGCTCGGGCTGATCCGTGAAGAGGTCGACAAGGGAATGAGCCGGGTCGGGCGCCTTGCCGACGAGGTGACCAAGGTCGGCGTCGTGCTGGAGACGCTGGAGCGGCGCATCCACGACCTGGAGCGGCCCTCCGCCCCGGCCGCCAAGCCGGAGCGGAAGCCGAAGGGTCCGTCCTCGTCGCCCACGGTCGAGCACGTCACCGTCGAGCCCGAGCCGGGCCAGGCCGCCGCGAAGCCGGCCCGTACCACCAGGAAGCCGGCGTCCACGGTCCGTCCGGCGGCGCCCGCCGGTGAGCCGCCGGCCGCCCCGGCGCCCTCGGCCGCTGCGGCGAAGAAGGCCGCGGCGAGCCGTAAGACCGCGGCCAGGAAGGCGGCCACCACCCGGAAGGCCGCCGCGTCCGACGCGGCTTCCGGCACGACCAGGACCACGGTCGCGGCGAAGAAGTCGGCCCCGGCGAAGAAGACGGCCAAGAAGGCCGCGCCGGCCAAGAAAGCCCAGGCCGCGAAGAAGGCCGCACCCGCGGGGGAGACCACGGCCGCGAAGAAGGCCACTCCGGCCAAGGAGGCCGCCGCCGCGAAGACCGCGGCTACGAAGAAGGCGACTCCGGCGAAGAAGGCCGCCCCCGCCAAGGAGGCAGCCCCCGCGAAGAAGGCTCCCGCCAAGAAGGCGACGGCCACCAGGGCCACCGCGGCCGAGACCATCGCCGCGGGGACCACCCCGGCCCGCACCGCGCCGGCCCCCACCGCGCCCGCCAAGAGCGCGACCAGGGCCACGGCCAAGAAGGCGACCGCGGCCCAGAAGACCGCGAACCCCAGGCGCACCACGACCTCGGGCGCTGCGGCGAAGAAGGCCCCGGCGAGGAAGGCACCCGGCCCCCAGCCGTCCTCCGGAGCGTCCGGATCCACCGATGAGTGA
- a CDS encoding siderophore-interacting protein, translating into MSQMPYGFFHPRVVRVEHVSPTLRRVVLGGQEIAGVVSGGLDQRLKIFLPHPGQDAPVLPDVLDLDWYARWRQLDPDVRGIMRTYTVRAVRQDPPELDIDFALHGDLGPASRWAQHARPGDRLSLLAPVVADNGGVDFRPPEDTDWILLTADVTALPALAAILGSLPPGTPVRAFIGVPHPDDRIALPTEADARISWDPADLTTAAFPPGTPYAWLAGEAATVRGQRRHLVNDRGFSRAAVTFSGYWRRGTTEDDLLEAAAAEAAA; encoded by the coding sequence ATGTCGCAGATGCCTTACGGCTTCTTCCATCCGCGGGTGGTCCGCGTCGAGCACGTCTCGCCGACGCTGCGGCGGGTCGTGCTCGGCGGTCAGGAGATCGCCGGCGTGGTCAGCGGCGGCCTCGACCAGCGGCTCAAGATCTTCCTCCCGCACCCCGGCCAGGACGCCCCGGTGCTGCCGGACGTGCTCGACCTCGACTGGTACGCGCGCTGGCGCCAACTCGACCCGGACGTCCGCGGCATCATGCGCACCTACACCGTCCGCGCCGTCCGCCAGGACCCGCCCGAACTGGACATCGACTTCGCCCTCCACGGCGACCTCGGGCCCGCCTCGCGCTGGGCCCAGCACGCCCGGCCCGGCGACCGCCTCTCCCTGCTCGCGCCCGTCGTCGCCGACAACGGCGGCGTCGACTTCCGCCCGCCCGAGGACACCGACTGGATCCTGCTGACCGCCGACGTGACCGCGCTGCCCGCCCTCGCGGCGATCCTCGGCTCGCTCCCACCGGGCACCCCGGTCCGCGCGTTCATCGGCGTCCCGCACCCCGACGACCGCATCGCGCTCCCCACCGAGGCCGACGCCCGCATCTCCTGGGACCCCGCCGACCTCACCACCGCCGCCTTCCCGCCCGGCACCCCCTACGCCTGGCTGGCCGGCGAAGCCGCCACCGTCCGCGGCCAGCGCCGCCACCTGGTCAACGACCGCGGCTTCTCCCGCGCGGCCGTCACCTTCAGCGGTTACTGGCGCCGCGGCACCACCGAGGACGACCTGCTGGAGGCCGCCGCCGCGGAGGCCGCCGCCTGA
- a CDS encoding ABC transporter substrate-binding protein: MPGISRRGVLAAGGSLGLGALLAACGSDSPDSGAGSAKGGTTTGAAPTTPGGPWSFTDDRKQTAKKGSTPAKLVAYIGSAAALHDYGIECTGVFGPTTLKNGSPDAQAGGVDVHKVTVIGNTWGEFNIEKYAALSPDLLISHMYEAPTLWYVPDESAKKILALAPSVGINVAGVPLTTPLQRYAELASSLGADMSSGPNAAQKARFEKASADLRAAVKAHPGIKVLASSASADSFYVSTPAAACDLSYYKSLGVDFIVPDKVEGGFFETLSWETADKYKADVVMLDNRTATLQPKDLTAKPTWAQLPAVKAGQVLGWPSEPIFSYDKCAAQIEVLTQAITSAKKVS; this comes from the coding sequence ATGCCCGGAATCTCGCGTCGTGGCGTACTCGCCGCCGGCGGCTCCCTCGGTCTCGGAGCCCTCCTGGCCGCCTGCGGTTCCGACTCCCCGGACTCCGGCGCCGGGTCGGCCAAGGGCGGTACGACGACCGGCGCCGCACCCACGACCCCGGGAGGCCCCTGGTCGTTCACCGACGACCGCAAGCAGACCGCGAAGAAGGGCAGTACGCCGGCCAAGCTCGTCGCGTACATCGGCTCGGCGGCCGCCCTGCACGACTACGGCATCGAGTGCACCGGCGTCTTCGGCCCCACCACCCTCAAGAACGGCTCCCCCGACGCCCAGGCCGGCGGCGTGGACGTCCACAAGGTGACGGTCATCGGCAACACCTGGGGCGAGTTCAACATCGAGAAGTACGCGGCCCTCTCCCCCGACCTGCTGATCAGCCACATGTACGAGGCGCCGACGCTCTGGTACGTCCCCGACGAGAGCGCCAAGAAGATCCTGGCGCTGGCCCCCAGTGTCGGGATCAACGTCGCAGGAGTCCCGCTGACCACCCCGCTCCAGCGGTACGCCGAACTCGCCAGCTCGCTCGGCGCCGACATGTCCTCGGGCCCCAACGCGGCCCAGAAGGCCCGCTTCGAGAAGGCGTCCGCCGATCTGCGCGCCGCGGTCAAGGCGCACCCGGGCATCAAGGTCCTCGCCTCCTCGGCGAGCGCCGACTCCTTCTACGTCTCCACCCCGGCCGCGGCCTGCGACCTCAGCTACTACAAGAGCCTCGGCGTCGACTTCATCGTCCCCGACAAGGTGGAGGGCGGCTTCTTCGAGACCCTCAGCTGGGAGACCGCCGACAAGTACAAGGCCGACGTCGTCATGCTGGACAACCGCACCGCCACCCTCCAGCCCAAGGACCTGACCGCCAAGCCCACCTGGGCGCAGCTCCCGGCGGTCAAGGCCGGACAAGTGCTGGGCTGGCCGAGCGAGCCGATCTTCTCCTACGACAAGTGCGCCGCCCAGATCGAGGTGCTCACCCAGGCCATCACCTCGGCGAAGAAGGTGAGCTGA
- a CDS encoding SCP2 sterol-binding domain-containing protein, which translates to MATIEECRAALDELSLNLAEADGQLRAAAALDRSLSCRITDLDTTFVGRLSDGRITQVTTVSGTPADKAQIRLSMKGDDLVALVGGELNFARAWAGGRVRVQASLRDVLRLRSLL; encoded by the coding sequence ATGGCCACCATCGAGGAGTGCCGCGCCGCGCTCGACGAACTGTCCCTGAACCTCGCGGAGGCGGACGGGCAACTGCGTGCCGCGGCGGCGCTGGACCGGTCGCTGAGCTGCCGGATCACCGATCTCGACACCACGTTCGTGGGCCGGCTCAGCGACGGCCGGATCACGCAGGTGACCACCGTGTCCGGCACACCCGCCGACAAGGCGCAGATCCGGCTGTCGATGAAGGGCGACGATCTGGTGGCCCTGGTCGGCGGCGAGTTGAACTTCGCCCGGGCGTGGGCCGGCGGGCGCGTCAGGGTGCAGGCGAGCCTGCGGGACGTGCTGCGGCTGCGTTCGCTGCTGTAG